GAGAGGACCAAGAGGCACACGGCTATGTCTTGTATTCAGAACTCAGTGTCTGATGTGATCTTCACAAGGATTATGGCCTGTGAATTACCAAAACAGGCCTGGGACAAGTTGCAGGAAGAGTTTCAAGGGACAGAAAGGACAAGGCAGCAACAGTTGTTGAACTTGAGAAGAgatttcgagaatttgaagatgaaggaagaagaaactgtCAAGCAATACTCTGATAGGATTATGGCTGTGGTTAACAGCATCAGGCTCCTTGGAGACCAGTTCAATGAAGCtaggatagtggagaaggttATTGCAACTTTGCCTAAGAGGTATGAGGCAAAAATCTCATCTCTCGAGGACTCAAGGGACCTATCCAACATCTCCCTGACAGAGTTGATCAATGCTCTATATGCTCAAGAGCAAAGGAGAGCAAGCACCAaagattttattattgttttataaaactCTTGCGCTGCATGTTGATTGGTAGGCAGTTGGCGAAAAGTTTAATGGCTTCTTTTAACTTTCTCACTTTCAATTATTTGTTCCCTTTAAGATTTAGATGCTCAAACTCACTTTACcctcaactattaatttttagtataattataaatttaacccCTTATActtgatatttttatcattttgatctattttttgggcatttaaatttaatcaaattatattttagagaAAAGTTGATTGGACACGATACTTATATGGTATTTACATCTACTTATTAATAtggatatatttttaaaataatttttttaaattttaataattttatgtaatttttaaacttttatgaactattaaattttaactacaAACAGACTAATATATGATCCATCTTTTATGACTTCACTATAAAAACTTCAACATGGGTAGGTATGATGTATTTTTTTCACGGCTCATCATTAAGTGGTTAAAGTGATATTAGAGGAAAGAAATATACAagtaataaactttttttttcttgaattcaatGATAATAATACGTTAAATACAAATTTGGCGAATGCATAGTGTAACTAAAACAGTGTCTGCATGTTTTAATCTCTTTATTGGCTTCCACCTGATCGTGATTCGTGAACATAATGGAAGTCCACTATAACATGCTTTATATGACTATGAAATACTGCGTTTTGGCACAAGTTGGTGACACCAACATTgtcataataaattttaggaGGTCTTGGTATAGGAATGTGTAGCTTAAGAAGAAGGTTTGTTTTACCCATATAGTCCCTGCAAGTTCGTTGGCAACTGCTTGATACTTGACTTAGGTCGAAGATTGGACAATGGTGGGTTTCTTCTTTGAGGACCAACTTATTGGATTCAAACCAAAGTAAACAACGTAGCCAGTAATGGAGGCGCGATCATTTAGATTGTCGACCTAGTTAGCGTCTCTATGTGTTTAAAGATTGGTTTCTTTGTTCTTAGTTATACGCAAACCATACTGTGTTGTGTTTTTCAGATAACGTAAAACCCTCTTAATACCTTTCTAATGTATTTAGGATGGGGAGTGCATAAACTATGAGAGCTTATTCACAAAAAAGGAGACGTCAGGTTGCAAAAAGTCAAATATTGCAATTTGCCAATTACCTTTCAATAGTGAGTAACATCTGTAAGCGATGCTCCATCATTTGTTTGAAGTGCTTATGATACTCTTATGGGTGTTTGAACTCCTTCGCTTACATTCATACCCTGTTAACCAAAAACGTAATttgattataataaaatgagaTCATCTGAATTCTTTAATACCTTTGAGGAAATAGTGCAACTGGTCGACATCTTTAACGGAAAATTGTTTAGAAATTGAGGAAATGACCTATGAGAGCTTTACATCAATTATGTCATGCCATGATATAAATTGTTGTATTGGTAGAATGATATATGAAGAGCGATATTGTGTCAgacttagattttaaaaaacCCAAGAGAAGCAAATAGTAATGTATTAGGTATATGAATGACCTTCtaacaattttgaataaatttttaagttaatagcTTAACTATCAATAACTATTGGAGTGCAATGTGCAGAACAAAAAAAACCTTAGTATTTCACAACTCTAAACCAATCACTGTCATTATGGAAAGTGGCACCTACAAATTTGGTTTAAACTGGTTAAATCAATTTTGACATCATTGATTTAAACTCgctagtttaaatatattttaattttgatcttttttcaattaattactttaattgtCAAATTTGGACACAAATAGTTGGAATTCTGAATATAGCATCATACAAGGCATGATCTCTAAATCGGTAACTTGTTAACACTAATATCTTTTTagtacatttaaattataacaaagaaaaattatttaaaaaattgaatttatatttgtgGCAATAACTCTATATGTAtttgtgtaaaataaatttacttttagAGATAATGTTATGTggttcataaaattataaattatttttggcgGTATTATGTTGGGTTGATTTATTGGGATTAATTCTCGCGCTTCACGGTGGTCGTAGGTAGGTAGGCAGGCAGTAAGcaggaaaaattattttgagtcTCGCGGTTCCCATCAAAGGTCCTCAAGCTTTAAGCTTTTAATCTTTTCCTTCTCTCGcgcaagaataaataaataaatatattgatacaGCATTGTCGTTTTAGATGTTATGTGTAGCAGTGTTCTCTATATATAGAATCATAGATATTTACATTTTGTGATTCATAGCAGCTAAAGCTAAAGGCTAAAGGGTAGTCCTAAAGCTTCTTGGTCTATCCTTGTATGTTCCTTATTCAGCTAAAGGCTAAACCCTCTTCTCGCTTATTTAAGGAGGATTTCTGCTTCTTCCCTAGTTATGATGACATAAAATTCCCAAACAAACTTGAAGGTGATTTATATATCCTCACTTTTGCAGCATCTACTTCGACTGCATTCCATCCAAAGCATGTCTGGAGAATCTTCTGAGCAGCCGAAGAAAAGAGGTCGACCAAGTGATTTTCCAACCGGCAACCAAAAGAAGAACAAGAGAATCACCGATCAAAAAGCTCGACAGGAAAACAGGGTTAGAGCCTTTTGCTTTCAGGTTTCAGctttgaataaatatatgacTAAAAAATCTTTACTCTCAGGACATTGTAGTGGGACTTACAGAAGCAGCCCCGATTCTGAAGCAGCTCTTGGAAGCCTTTCGCAGTATCAATGAAGGCGACTTGCTGCAGACAGTTAGATATATACAGGTAAGTCATGATGCCTTATAGGTTTCTACATGTTACTGAATTTGCAGCTTGGTAATATATTAATACATGATAATAAATCTAATTGCTTTAACTAGTAATCAAGTTGGGTTAAAGCTTCAGTAACTGATAATACGCAATCATTTTTGTTCTGAAAAAAAAATGCttatatttcttatttactaattactatactactatttaaattaaaattatttaaatgtatataaaatttaataaaagtactTACTAATTTACGTAATagtttgctcttttttttttttttgaaagaagtTACTTACATAGTACATAGTTGAAAGCCGTGAGTGTAATTAATgaatagttatttatttatatattttataaaagtaattaattaattaaaagaaaagtataaaatagtaaaaaacgatgtttatttatataatttatttaaagattttttattaaagaagtaaaaatatattttattttcttaaaataaaattataaatatataaaaattttattctttcctAATTAAACAGGTATCACCAAGTCCaaacaacataaattttataataatatagataaagATACAAAGCACAAAAGATGACTTCAGATCCATAATTGCCCCATAacatataacataaaattacttataatattttgaagaaaaagaaggtgTCTAAAAACTATAAGACTAattcatttattcataaagGAAGGTTAAATGTTGAATAAATTATGTAGGTACAAGTATCATTGAGGTCTCTATATTGGGGGTTCGATTGCATTTGTCActctttacttaaaaaatggacaacataatttttatacgttaaataaaagagtaaactagtcttttaattaaaagtttcgtctatttctactgttaaaaactggccTTTAAATATTAGCATGATGTACACATGGCACGCAACGTATTACTATTTAGTTATATTCCGTCAATCacatcaatttttaacagtacaaatggataaaacctttaacatttgaataaataaaataaaatgcaagtTGATTTTTGGTACACCTATCTCCATAaactttttatgaatttatgtacaaaaAATTGTGTGTTTTTGGTTGAAAACATGTGCCCTTATTTTTTAACTGCTCAACTTCCACTAAAAGTTTTTGTCCTTTTTATCTctatagatgaaattttatagtttttttcccttaagaaaaagaaagacttGGGGTTGACTTTTGACTTTGTGAAGGTAGAGGCGGAAAGATAACATTTTGGCTTTGGATCTAACAAAGTTTAATCACTGTGAAATACTTTTCTACCTTaccataattcaatttataagttCTCAAATGGttagaattaaaattgaatcaacattttaaatatagtttattaatggtttaattcatgaTTTTACTCTTAAAGTATATTTCTTCTcccattttcatatttaaactattttttgtttcaatttagtacttaaagtatgtatttgttagatttttagtccatttaTTCACAGGCATTAAAAAGAATTCTTATAGCCAATCATAAAATGTCACGTGGTTtctttatgtaaaataaatatttattttattttattttatgtatatacacaataaatataaaaaatagaaatatatatataatctagaaatagattataaaaataaaatttataaaaattcgatCATTGAGAAGAAATtggttgaaataaataataattattaaaaaatgtaaaacaaatttgtaaaaatgttcaaaaaaggtttgtatatatttttataaagtctaaaatataaaattttaaaaggtatttaaatttcaagtttttttcaattacttgaaatttaaataccttttaaattttatatattttattttgaattttaaaatttatataaaaatattttaaaatttttatatttttatcaatataatatatataatattttttaaatgacaCGTGGCGTGTTCTAATAGCGCCACATGGATGGTCAAAATTAAAAGTGttctttaattgtttaattttttttatttttttaatttaaatttaatttttttattttaaatagaccTAATTGTCACGTggcattttttttattggtcaAAACATGTCACGTGAGGTTTTTTCATTAGCCAAAGTTGTCTAATAGTGTTTTTTCCTAGCATAGACCAAAAATGGAGAAAGAtatcaaaatgagaaaataagtATACTTTAGATGCTTAATCgtgaatttagttaaaataattatagagGTAATCAAGATGTAACTTTTAATTGCCTAAATagtttaaagaaattgaaataactaaaattattttagtccAATTTTCTagttatctaattaaattttattatttgaaggGCGCAACctaatgaaaatttacaaatattattaaatggaatagcaacaaaaataaattaattatttcaatgtcTATgtgattataaaatattgaaaaatcttTCCtcatatacataaaggatgcaATAGCGAGATGGAATGAAGGGGGAAATAGTATGCCGTGCATTCAGGAGGTTAAAGTACGTATACTGCAATTTCCACATTTATAATCACTTTTATTCTACTGCAATGAAAAGATagttaaataacaaaatagaatCCAAGACTATGGCAGTAATATTTCTTTTCTCCCTGATTTATATGTGAAGGACGCAATAAGCGAGGCAGTAAGCAACGCAGTATCGCCTCTTCGAAATGACTTGCAGAACGTTATGCAGACTATGGTAGGAGaaagattttttatattcaaatgtatatacaaagtataaaaaagatttttcatatttgtcctgatttttatatttccttCCCAAATCCAgatgttaatttgttttatattctaTAAGCAAAGCCCTCGTTTGAATGTATAATTGGTTTGCAATTGCCTTCCCAGGAATTGGGTTCTCAAAACAATCAGAATCCTGCTCAGTCTGCTGCTTTTCCTGGACAGGTAACCAAACGTtttcaccattttcatttgttaatgcattttttcaaacttcatttgtttatttcttttaactaaatttgCAACAAAATATTCAGTACGACGACCCTTTTGGTTTCGGTCTACTTGACGGGGTATGAAATCCTTTTCCTTGAGCCTGCAATATTCActgattattatttaaatagaatcCTAATTTGAACCCACCATCATGTTCAGATTCTAAACTCCCCGGCCGATACTAACATTATGTTTCCAACAAGTGATGAGAATGGAGAAAAGTTTGATGCTGAGCAAGTGACAAAATTTCTCCAGGAATGTGATGGTAATACCAAAAGAAACGTACAATATTCAGACTTCAATGGGTTGCAAGAGGAATTGAACAAAGTGGAGCACCGTTGCTTTCCTTCTTTTCTGG
The Gossypium raimondii isolate GPD5lz chromosome 8, ASM2569854v1, whole genome shotgun sequence DNA segment above includes these coding regions:
- the LOC128043063 gene encoding uncharacterized protein LOC128043063, giving the protein MASSSFSPAAPQVFNGEGYHIWVVKMKTYLQAFDLWKVVNSDVEPEPLRGNLTVAQIRQHADERTKRHTAMSCIQNSVSDVIFTRIMACELPKQAWDKLQEEFQGTERTRQQQLLNLRRDFENLKMKEEETVKQYSDRIMAVVNSIRLLGDQFNEARIVEKVIATLPKRYEAKISSLEDSRDLSNISLTELINALYAQEQRRASTKDFIIVL